From one Flavobacterium kingsejongi genomic stretch:
- the bshB1 gene encoding bacillithiol biosynthesis deacetylase BshB1, producing the protein MKLDILVFGAHPDDVELSCGATIAKEISLGRTVGIVDLTRGELGTRGTAEIRDEEAENAGKILGVSVRENLRFRDGFFTNDEAHQREVIRMIRKYQPEIVICNAVDDRHIDHGKGSKLVSDACFLSGLIKIETQEEGAFQDAWRPKLVYHYIQWKNLTPDFVVDVTGFMDIKVASLMAYKSQFYDPDSKAPVTPIATKNFKDSILYRAQDLGRLINTDYAEGFTVERYLAVNSLGDLV; encoded by the coding sequence ATGAAATTAGATATATTAGTATTTGGCGCACATCCCGATGACGTGGAATTGAGTTGTGGTGCTACGATTGCAAAAGAAATCTCTTTGGGGAGAACAGTAGGTATTGTGGATCTCACCCGTGGTGAATTAGGGACGCGCGGTACTGCTGAAATCCGTGATGAAGAGGCCGAAAATGCCGGGAAGATCCTTGGGGTTTCCGTTCGCGAGAATCTACGGTTCCGGGATGGTTTTTTTACCAATGATGAAGCGCACCAACGGGAAGTGATCCGCATGATCCGGAAGTACCAACCCGAGATTGTGATTTGCAATGCTGTCGATGACCGACATATCGATCATGGAAAAGGGAGCAAACTGGTTTCCGACGCCTGTTTCCTTTCCGGGCTGATTAAGATTGAAACGCAGGAGGAAGGTGCATTCCAGGATGCCTGGCGTCCAAAGCTGGTGTACCATTACATACAGTGGAAAAACCTTACACCGGACTTTGTCGTGGACGTCACCGGATTCATGGATATTAAAGTAGCTTCCCTGATGGCCTACAAATCCCAGTTTTATGATCCGGATTCCAAGGCTCCGGTAACGCCAATTGCTACAAAAAACTTTAAAGACAGCATCCTTTATCGCGCGCAGGACCTGGGCAGGCTGATCAACACTGATTATGCCGAAGGATTTACAGTGGAAAGATATTTGGCAGTCAATAGTTTAGGAGATTTAGTGTAA
- a CDS encoding NAD(P)H-dependent flavin oxidoreductase — translation MERKTKLIEALKIKIPVVQGPMLGVTTPAMVAAVSNSGGLGSLPVGGLAPDKVEELIQATKRLTDQPFAVNVFAHEIPTHTNPAILNAMQDFLAAFSLAHGLPYTVRDTSEFKFVGYQEQLDSILRNKVPVVSSTFGVLDQHSMSRLQEKKITVIGTATSVAEALVLEQSGVAIVTAQGIEAGGHRGSFLQQDRLPQIGSMSLIPLISDAVQIPVLAAGGIATNRAMRAAFLLGAAGVQVGSLFIPAAESAASEIYKEAVMGAKDTDTVVTKALTGRWARGIRNVLLESIENAGLEIPDYVIHNFLTSGIRSFAAGAQRKEFLSLWAGQSSSKAKRGTTAELFLELVQDGW, via the coding sequence ATGGAAAGAAAAACAAAACTAATTGAAGCGTTAAAGATAAAAATCCCGGTAGTGCAGGGGCCGATGCTGGGCGTTACAACACCCGCTATGGTTGCCGCTGTTTCTAATTCGGGCGGTTTGGGATCGTTGCCAGTGGGTGGACTTGCACCGGATAAAGTGGAAGAATTGATTCAGGCCACAAAGCGACTGACAGACCAGCCTTTTGCGGTGAATGTTTTTGCCCATGAAATACCGACTCATACGAATCCTGCCATTCTCAACGCGATGCAGGATTTTCTGGCCGCTTTTTCTCTTGCGCATGGCCTTCCTTATACCGTTCGTGATACTTCGGAATTTAAGTTTGTCGGTTATCAGGAACAGCTGGATAGTATACTACGAAATAAGGTCCCAGTGGTTAGCAGCACATTCGGGGTGCTGGATCAGCATTCGATGTCACGATTGCAGGAAAAGAAAATAACGGTTATAGGTACGGCGACAAGTGTTGCTGAGGCATTGGTATTGGAACAAAGCGGTGTGGCTATCGTTACCGCACAGGGGATTGAAGCTGGCGGGCACCGGGGTTCTTTCCTACAGCAGGACCGATTGCCGCAAATAGGCTCCATGTCGTTAATTCCACTGATTTCCGATGCCGTGCAAATTCCGGTTTTGGCTGCTGGCGGTATTGCTACAAACAGGGCAATGCGTGCAGCATTTCTATTAGGTGCCGCCGGGGTGCAGGTGGGAAGCCTTTTTATTCCTGCCGCAGAAAGTGCCGCTTCTGAAATTTATAAAGAAGCAGTAATGGGGGCTAAAGATACCGATACCGTAGTGACCAAAGCCCTGACAGGACGATGGGCGAGAGGCATCCGGAATGTCTTGCTGGAATCGATCGAAAATGCCGGTTTGGAAATTCCCGATTATGTAATTCATAATTTCCTGACATCGGGAATCCGCAGTTTTGCAGCAGGAGCACAACGAAAAGAATTCCTGTCCCTTTGGGCCGGGCAATCTTCTTCAAAAGCCAAAAGAGGCACCACTGCCGAATTGTTTCTGGAATTGGTGCAGGACGGCTGGTAA
- a CDS encoding sterol desaturase family protein, which produces MENINYLAFAMPAFFIFLYLEYAFTKRKKKNTVFRYESSVSNVTIGIAERLLDLFIAASFVQLYYWIYNHYALFEIPNHWAIWIFLLLTTDFVWYWYHRLGHEVNFFWAAHIVHHQSEEFNYTVAARITTFQAIIRDCFWCLLPFVGFHPAIVSIILIVHGAYSFFTHTQMIKSIGWLEYVLITPSLHGIHHASDEKYLDKNYGDVFVFWDKLFGTFQKEEEAPKYGLTHPLKSYSFLWQHFHYYLEIIEACRRTVGLKNRLRIIFGSPAVMDQNIRPILERKFLQDKEKQPCILPFKKYLNFQVGLSVVVLTLFTLFFNYLGFAAKTCIVLFILLTLINCGALLEQRKWIHYLEYSRILLLFAYVFMVFGRVEFLILPILAIAILNDAFDLDQKYLRFVYREPHVDK; this is translated from the coding sequence ATGGAAAATATTAATTATCTGGCATTTGCAATGCCGGCATTCTTTATATTTTTATATCTGGAATATGCCTTTACAAAACGGAAGAAGAAAAATACAGTATTCCGCTATGAAAGTTCGGTTTCCAATGTTACCATCGGGATTGCAGAGCGGTTGCTGGACCTGTTTATAGCAGCCAGTTTTGTACAGCTGTATTATTGGATATACAACCATTATGCCCTGTTCGAAATCCCCAATCACTGGGCGATATGGATTTTTTTATTGTTAACAACCGATTTTGTGTGGTATTGGTACCACCGCCTCGGCCATGAAGTGAATTTTTTCTGGGCTGCCCATATCGTGCACCATCAGAGTGAGGAGTTCAATTACACTGTAGCCGCCCGTATCACGACCTTCCAGGCCATTATCCGGGATTGTTTCTGGTGCCTGCTGCCATTTGTCGGTTTTCATCCCGCTATTGTATCAATCATCCTGATTGTCCACGGTGCCTATTCCTTTTTTACACACACCCAAATGATCAAAAGTATCGGCTGGCTGGAATATGTACTGATTACGCCTTCGCTGCATGGCATTCACCATGCTTCGGACGAAAAATACCTGGATAAGAATTACGGGGATGTTTTTGTGTTTTGGGATAAGTTGTTCGGGACTTTCCAGAAAGAAGAAGAAGCGCCCAAATACGGATTGACGCATCCCCTGAAAAGCTACAGTTTCCTGTGGCAGCATTTCCATTACTACCTTGAAATCATCGAAGCCTGCCGGCGAACTGTAGGCCTTAAGAACAGGCTCCGGATCATCTTTGGCAGCCCTGCGGTGATGGACCAGAATATCCGCCCGATCCTGGAACGTAAATTCCTGCAGGACAAAGAAAAACAACCCTGTATCCTGCCGTTTAAGAAGTACCTGAATTTTCAGGTCGGGCTTTCGGTAGTTGTATTAACGCTGTTTACCCTGTTTTTCAATTACCTCGGATTTGCAGCCAAAACCTGTATTGTATTATTTATACTGCTCACACTAATTAACTGTGGGGCATTGCTCGAGCAGCGGAAATGGATCCATTATCTGGAATATTCCCGCATATTATTGCTTTTTGCTTATGTTTTTATGGTATTTGGGCGGGTGGAGTTCCTTATCTTACCCATTTTAGCCATCGCCATATTAAACGATGCTTTTGACCTGGATCAGAAATACCTGCGTTTTGTGTACCGCGAGCCTCATGTCGATAAATAG
- a CDS encoding M28 family metallopeptidase → MRKIVVIGLALVALSCGGGKNNTSEKYLVKYMNTITPEELKTHLYIVASDENEGRDTGSKGQKRAGQYLIDQYKSNGISYPKGAENFYQKVPSEFMARAYSPKLPDSENIWAYIEGSEKPDEILVISAHYDHVGMKNGEVYNGADDDGSGTVTLLEIAQAFMQAKKEGHGPKRSILFLHVTGEEHGLHGSRYYSEHPLFPLANTITDLNIDMIGRRDAKHKDNPNYVYLIGSDRLSTDLHKISEEANKKYGHLELDYKYNALNDPEQIYYRSDHYNFAKKGVPALFYFNGVHEDYHLPGDTPDKIEYDILAKRARLVFATAWELANRENRPVVDKTGE, encoded by the coding sequence ATGAGAAAAATTGTAGTAATAGGACTGGCTTTAGTAGCGTTATCGTGCGGCGGCGGCAAAAACAATACTTCAGAGAAATACCTGGTCAAATACATGAATACCATTACGCCGGAGGAGCTGAAAACCCATTTATATATTGTAGCCTCTGATGAAAATGAAGGCAGGGATACAGGTTCCAAAGGTCAGAAAAGAGCAGGACAATATCTTATCGACCAATACAAAAGCAATGGTATTTCCTATCCTAAGGGAGCCGAAAACTTTTACCAGAAAGTACCTTCTGAATTTATGGCTCGTGCCTATAGCCCAAAATTACCAGATTCCGAAAACATCTGGGCATATATTGAAGGCAGTGAAAAACCGGATGAGATTTTAGTTATTTCAGCCCATTACGACCACGTAGGAATGAAAAACGGGGAAGTTTATAATGGAGCCGACGATGATGGTTCCGGAACAGTAACACTGCTTGAAATTGCACAGGCTTTTATGCAGGCGAAAAAAGAGGGTCATGGCCCCAAACGTTCCATCTTATTCCTGCATGTTACCGGCGAAGAGCACGGCCTTCACGGATCGCGTTATTATTCTGAACATCCGCTTTTCCCGCTGGCGAATACCATTACCGACCTTAACATCGATATGATTGGCCGACGCGATGCGAAACACAAAGACAATCCGAATTATGTGTACCTGATCGGTTCCGACCGACTGAGTACTGATCTTCATAAAATTTCGGAAGAAGCCAATAAAAAATATGGCCATTTAGAACTGGATTACAAATACAACGCACTGAATGACCCGGAACAAATCTATTACCGTTCCGACCATTATAACTTTGCTAAAAAAGGAGTACCTGCTTTATTTTACTTCAATGGTGTCCATGAGGATTACCACCTTCCGGGAGATACACCAGACAAAATTGAATATGATATCTTAGCCAAAAGAGCCCGATTGGTATTTGCCACAGCTTGGGAACTGGCCAACCGCGAAAACCGCCCTGTCGTAGACAAAACTGGAGAATAA
- a CDS encoding isochorismate synthase, translated as MINILDRIKVQQEKNLPFVVYRKQLETGITGIFQDTAALFLSEDLSETGFVFAPFDSRNPTILIPEAHSEVIREAFVPKVIKSMADDSFEADDQARQHFEALVASGVAAIEEGRFSKVVLSRKEKVVLQERDYAVVFEKLLQAYPAAFVYIWYHPEIGLWMGATPEKLVQSDRGHFTTMALAGTQKYQDTEEVHWPEKERQEQLFVTDFIVQELRDYTTEIKLSSPHTLRAGGIVHIKTDITGTLKAGATVKEVVTVLHPTPAVCGLPKESAKQFILAAEGYDREFYSGFLGELQKNFQTGQAASDFYVNLRCMQLIGSEANLYIGCGITRDSDPEKEFQETVNKAMTMKRVLL; from the coding sequence ATGATAAATATATTGGATCGTATAAAAGTACAGCAGGAGAAAAACCTTCCTTTTGTAGTCTACAGAAAACAGCTCGAAACCGGGATTACCGGAATTTTTCAGGATACAGCAGCTTTGTTTTTATCGGAAGACCTGAGTGAAACCGGATTTGTTTTTGCTCCTTTTGATAGCCGTAACCCTACCATATTAATTCCGGAAGCGCATTCCGAAGTCATTCGGGAAGCATTTGTACCTAAAGTTATAAAAAGCATGGCAGATGATTCGTTTGAGGCGGATGATCAAGCCCGGCAGCATTTTGAAGCACTGGTTGCTTCCGGAGTAGCTGCTATAGAAGAAGGCCGTTTTTCCAAAGTAGTGCTATCGCGCAAAGAAAAGGTAGTGCTTCAGGAAAGGGATTACGCAGTAGTGTTTGAAAAATTGCTTCAGGCGTATCCTGCGGCATTTGTTTATATTTGGTATCATCCGGAAATAGGGCTTTGGATGGGGGCAACACCCGAAAAATTAGTACAGAGCGACCGTGGCCATTTTACCACCATGGCATTGGCAGGCACTCAAAAGTACCAGGATACGGAAGAGGTACATTGGCCCGAAAAAGAACGGCAGGAACAACTTTTCGTGACTGATTTTATCGTTCAGGAACTCCGGGACTATACAACTGAAATTAAGCTCTCTTCACCGCATACCCTGCGGGCGGGCGGGATAGTACACATTAAAACCGATATCACAGGAACATTGAAAGCCGGAGCTACGGTAAAGGAAGTGGTAACAGTATTGCATCCAACACCTGCCGTTTGTGGCTTGCCAAAGGAAAGTGCCAAACAGTTTATCCTGGCAGCAGAAGGCTATGACCGGGAGTTTTATTCCGGATTTCTGGGTGAATTGCAAAAGAATTTTCAAACCGGGCAGGCAGCTTCTGACTTTTATGTCAACCTGCGGTGCATGCAGCTTATAGGAAGTGAAGCTAATTTGTACATCGGATGTGGCATTACGCGGGACAGTGATCCCGAAAAAGAGTTCCAGGAAACAGTCAATAAAGCGATGACCATGAAGCGGGTTTTGCTATAA
- a CDS encoding YegP family protein, giving the protein MGTFLVTKRKNGEFQFVLKAGNGEPILVSEGYTTKTNCHSGIESVRKNSQDESKFEKKEAKNGQFHFNLKATNGQIIGTGEMYASAAGRDNGIASVMKNAPEAKIKEELD; this is encoded by the coding sequence ATGGGAACGTTTTTAGTTACAAAAAGAAAAAATGGAGAATTCCAGTTTGTTTTAAAAGCCGGAAATGGCGAGCCGATATTGGTTAGTGAAGGGTATACGACCAAAACGAATTGTCATAGCGGTATTGAGTCTGTCCGGAAAAATTCTCAGGACGAGTCTAAATTTGAAAAAAAAGAAGCCAAAAATGGTCAATTTCATTTCAACCTGAAAGCCACAAACGGCCAGATCATTGGTACAGGAGAGATGTATGCTTCTGCCGCAGGACGGGACAATGGTATTGCTTCAGTAATGAAAAATGCACCGGAGGCAAAAATTAAGGAAGAACTGGATTAA
- a CDS encoding PaaI family thioesterase: MSFDKEKMLAMCQKFSENTLMETLEIEFIDAGEDFLVAKMPVNSRVHQPMGLLHGGASVALAESVGSAASILYINPEEEEVRGIEISANHLKSKREGVVFGTARIIHKGRTIHLWEIKVTDEAGNLISLCKLTNMVLPRIKK; the protein is encoded by the coding sequence ATGTCTTTTGATAAAGAAAAAATGCTGGCGATGTGCCAAAAGTTTTCTGAAAACACACTGATGGAAACACTGGAAATTGAATTTATTGATGCGGGTGAGGATTTCTTAGTCGCGAAAATGCCGGTGAACTCAAGGGTGCACCAACCGATGGGACTCTTACATGGCGGCGCATCAGTAGCGTTGGCAGAATCGGTGGGCAGTGCAGCCTCTATATTATATATCAATCCTGAAGAAGAGGAAGTACGGGGGATTGAAATCTCAGCCAATCATTTAAAAAGCAAGCGGGAAGGGGTCGTTTTTGGTACGGCACGCATTATTCATAAAGGAAGAACCATCCATTTGTGGGAAATAAAAGTGACCGATGAAGCCGGAAACCTGATTTCTTTGTGCAAACTGACTAATATGGTGTTACCGCGCATCAAAAAATAA
- a CDS encoding alpha/beta fold hydrolase, which yields MEYTLTANNPEQDENELRQPVILLHGLFGNLSNWKAVQDVFSADYNLYTPLLPLFDTVLGRNRLDRLVVFLEKYILDHNIQNPILIGNSLGGHVALLYTLKHPDKVSKLVLTGSSGLYENSFGGGFPRVKDYNYIRKKVEDVFDRKEVVNAEVVDSVYSIVQNNSKVIAVISLARDAQRQNLKDRLAEIKIPVLLIWGLQDIVTPPEVAREFHTLIPHSKLHLIDECGHVPMMEQPILFNQYLKVFLSK from the coding sequence ATGGAGTATACACTAACCGCCAATAACCCGGAGCAGGACGAAAACGAATTGCGCCAGCCTGTGATTCTTTTACACGGGCTCTTTGGAAACCTCAGCAACTGGAAAGCAGTACAGGATGTGTTTTCAGCAGATTATAATCTTTATACCCCTTTATTGCCATTATTTGATACTGTCCTGGGACGCAACCGCCTGGATCGCCTGGTCGTATTTTTAGAAAAGTATATCCTGGATCATAACATCCAAAATCCAATACTGATTGGAAATTCACTGGGTGGGCATGTGGCATTATTGTATACGCTAAAACATCCTGATAAAGTCAGCAAACTGGTCCTGACCGGGAGTTCAGGATTATATGAAAATTCTTTTGGCGGTGGTTTTCCACGGGTCAAAGACTACAATTATATCCGTAAGAAAGTAGAAGATGTGTTTGACCGCAAAGAAGTGGTGAATGCCGAAGTGGTGGATAGCGTGTACAGCATCGTCCAGAATAATTCCAAAGTCATAGCGGTTATCAGCCTGGCCCGGGATGCGCAAAGGCAAAACCTCAAAGACCGCCTGGCTGAGATTAAAATACCGGTACTTTTGATCTGGGGGCTTCAGGATATTGTGACGCCACCCGAAGTGGCCCGGGAGTTTCATACCCTTATCCCGCATTCCAAATTACACCTGATCGATGAATGTGGCCACGTTCCGATGATGGAACAACCTATTCTGTTCAACCAATACCTCAAAGTTTTTCTAAGTAAATAA
- the purL gene encoding phosphoribosylformylglycinamidine synthase gives MIHFFGNQTNTVFAVQSQNELSAENISKLNWLFGDAHKIEKSVLADFFVGPRAAMITPWSTNAVEITQNMGIEGILRIEEFQKVADTFTDFDPMLSQKYTELNQEIYTIAIQPEPILEIGDIAAFNATEGLALSTEEVDYLNTLSEKIGRKLTDSEVFGFSQVNSEHCRHKIFNGTFVIDGEEKPSSLFKLIKKTASENPNDIVSAYKDNVAFVKGPTVQQFAPKSADKPDFYTTKDFDSVISLKAETHNFPTTVEPFNGAATGSGGEIRDRLAGGQGSLPLAGTAVYMTAYSRLEADRNWENGMDERKWLYQTPMDILIKASNGASDFGNKFGQPLITGSVLTFEHEEDNRKLGFDKVIMLAGGIGYGKESQAIKKKPQPGDKIVILGGENYRIGMGGAAVSSADTGAFNSGIELNAIQRSNPEMQKRAANAIRGLVESDENPIVSIHDHGAGGHLNCLSELVEETGGLIDLDKLPVGDPTLSAKEIIGNESQERMGLVIGQKDMDTLQKIADRERSPMYAVGDVTGNHRFTFESKTTGAKPMDFALEDMFGSSPKVVMEDTTITRNYKEIDYYSETGLLIEGLSLYTETEKILQLEAVACKDWLTNKVDRCVGGKVAKQQCAGPLQLPLNNVGVMALDYLGKEGVATSIGHAPISALIDPVAGSRNAIAEALSNIIWAPIKNGLQGVSLSANWMWACKNEGEDARLYEAVKGCSDFAIELGINIPTGKDSLSMKQKYADGDVIAPGTVIISAGGNCTDIKKVVEPVLQKNGGNIYYINLSQDAYKLGGSSYAQIRKSIGHETPTIKNSDFFKNAFNAIQELILDGDIIAGHDIGSGGLITTLLEMCFADNNLGARISFSKLSEKNLVKILFSENIGIVFQANKQSNIEQKLSQKNIEFFKIGQVEKSKNLSIEGNLFEVSEFRDIWYKTSYLLDRKQSGAQKAKERFDNYKNQPLQFSFPSHFTGKKPVIDAATARPKAAIIREKGSNSEREMANAMYLAGFDVKDVHMTDLISGRETLEDIQFIGAVGGFSNSDVLGSAKGWAGAFLYNEKAKTALDNFFKREDTLSVGICNGCQLFVELGLINPDHEKKPKMLHNDSKKHESGFTSVKVQENNSVMLNTLAGSTLGVWISHGEGKFELPYSENRYNVVSKYAYEGYPANPNGSAFDIAMMCDTTGRHLVMMPHIERSTFQWNWANYPEGRNDEVSPWHEAFVNARKWIETQK, from the coding sequence ATGATTCATTTCTTCGGAAACCAAACAAATACGGTTTTTGCAGTTCAGTCGCAAAACGAACTTTCTGCTGAAAATATCTCAAAATTAAACTGGCTTTTTGGCGACGCTCATAAAATAGAAAAATCCGTGCTTGCGGATTTTTTTGTTGGCCCCCGTGCCGCAATGATTACGCCATGGAGTACGAATGCTGTTGAAATTACCCAGAACATGGGAATTGAAGGCATCCTCAGGATTGAAGAATTCCAGAAAGTAGCCGATACTTTCACCGATTTCGACCCGATGCTTTCGCAAAAATATACCGAATTAAACCAGGAAATCTATACCATTGCGATACAGCCCGAACCGATTTTGGAAATTGGGGATATCGCGGCATTCAATGCTACAGAAGGATTGGCATTGAGTACTGAAGAAGTAGACTATCTTAATACGCTTTCCGAAAAAATAGGCCGTAAGCTTACCGATTCCGAAGTATTTGGATTTTCACAGGTCAATTCAGAACACTGCCGCCACAAAATTTTCAACGGTACGTTTGTGATCGACGGGGAAGAAAAACCATCTTCGCTATTCAAACTGATCAAAAAGACGGCTTCTGAAAATCCGAATGATATTGTTTCTGCTTATAAAGACAATGTGGCTTTTGTAAAAGGCCCTACCGTACAACAATTCGCACCTAAATCAGCCGATAAGCCTGATTTTTATACAACCAAAGATTTTGATTCTGTTATTTCCCTGAAAGCAGAAACCCATAACTTCCCCACCACGGTAGAACCTTTTAATGGGGCCGCAACAGGTTCCGGAGGTGAAATCCGTGATCGTCTCGCAGGAGGTCAGGGCTCATTGCCATTAGCCGGAACAGCGGTATACATGACCGCCTATTCCCGACTGGAAGCAGACCGCAACTGGGAGAACGGAATGGACGAAAGAAAATGGCTGTACCAGACACCAATGGACATCCTGATTAAAGCGTCTAATGGTGCTTCCGATTTTGGAAATAAATTCGGCCAGCCGCTTATTACCGGTTCCGTATTGACCTTTGAACACGAAGAAGACAACCGCAAGTTAGGATTTGACAAAGTCATTATGCTTGCTGGTGGAATTGGGTATGGCAAAGAAAGTCAGGCGATCAAAAAGAAACCACAACCGGGCGATAAAATCGTCATTTTAGGGGGTGAAAATTATAGAATCGGAATGGGTGGTGCTGCAGTTTCGTCCGCAGATACCGGTGCCTTCAATTCGGGTATCGAGCTGAATGCCATCCAGCGTTCTAATCCTGAAATGCAAAAACGGGCTGCCAATGCAATTCGCGGATTGGTAGAAAGCGATGAAAATCCTATCGTTTCCATCCACGATCACGGTGCAGGTGGCCACCTGAACTGCCTGTCTGAACTGGTTGAAGAAACCGGAGGCTTAATTGACCTGGACAAATTACCGGTGGGAGACCCTACCCTTTCTGCTAAAGAAATCATCGGTAACGAATCCCAGGAAAGAATGGGATTGGTTATTGGACAAAAAGATATGGATACCCTGCAAAAAATTGCCGACCGGGAACGTTCGCCAATGTACGCTGTGGGGGATGTAACCGGAAATCACCGCTTTACATTTGAATCTAAAACTACAGGCGCAAAACCTATGGATTTTGCTTTGGAAGACATGTTTGGAAGTTCTCCAAAAGTAGTAATGGAAGATACTACAATTACTCGAAACTATAAAGAAATTGATTATTATTCAGAAACTGGTTTATTAATAGAGGGGCTAAGTTTATATACTGAAACAGAAAAAATATTACAATTGGAGGCGGTAGCTTGTAAAGATTGGCTGACCAACAAAGTAGACCGTTGTGTTGGTGGAAAAGTAGCCAAACAACAATGTGCTGGACCTTTACAATTGCCTTTGAATAATGTTGGGGTAATGGCGTTGGATTATTTAGGAAAAGAAGGCGTTGCAACATCTATTGGTCATGCGCCTATTTCTGCCCTCATTGATCCTGTTGCTGGAAGCCGAAATGCCATTGCAGAAGCATTATCAAATATCATCTGGGCACCGATCAAAAACGGATTACAGGGTGTATCACTTTCAGCCAACTGGATGTGGGCCTGTAAAAATGAAGGCGAAGATGCCCGACTCTATGAAGCAGTAAAAGGCTGTTCTGATTTTGCTATTGAACTTGGAATCAATATCCCAACCGGAAAAGATTCCCTGTCTATGAAACAGAAATATGCCGATGGTGATGTTATCGCTCCGGGTACTGTAATAATATCCGCAGGAGGAAACTGTACCGACATTAAAAAAGTGGTAGAGCCTGTATTACAGAAAAACGGTGGAAACATCTATTACATTAACCTTTCTCAGGATGCTTACAAACTGGGAGGATCTTCTTATGCTCAAATTAGGAAATCAATTGGTCATGAAACTCCAACAATAAAAAATTCTGATTTTTTTAAAAATGCATTTAATGCCATTCAAGAACTAATCTTAGATGGTGATATAATTGCTGGGCATGATATTGGAAGTGGAGGATTAATTACTACATTATTAGAGATGTGCTTCGCAGACAATAATCTTGGTGCAAGAATTTCATTTAGTAAATTAAGCGAGAAAAATTTAGTAAAAATTCTTTTTTCTGAAAATATTGGAATAGTATTTCAAGCGAACAAGCAGAGTAATATTGAGCAAAAATTATCTCAAAAAAATATAGAGTTTTTTAAAATTGGTCAAGTTGAAAAAAGTAAAAATCTTTCGATCGAAGGAAATCTATTTGAAGTTTCAGAATTTAGAGATATCTGGTACAAAACGTCTTATTTATTAGACCGCAAACAATCGGGTGCCCAAAAAGCCAAAGAACGTTTTGACAACTATAAAAACCAACCGCTTCAGTTTAGCTTCCCAAGCCACTTTACAGGTAAAAAACCAGTAATTGATGCTGCAACAGCAAGACCAAAAGCAGCCATCATCCGTGAAAAAGGGAGTAATTCCGAACGCGAGATGGCCAATGCGATGTACCTGGCCGGATTTGACGTGAAAGACGTACACATGACGGACTTAATCTCCGGAAGGGAAACACTGGAAGACATTCAGTTTATCGGTGCTGTAGGTGGATTCTCTAACTCTGACGTTCTGGGTTCTGCCAAAGGATGGGCTGGTGCCTTTTTATACAATGAAAAAGCCAAAACAGCCTTGGACAACTTCTTCAAAAGAGAAGATACCTTATCGGTAGGAATCTGTAACGGATGCCAGCTTTTTGTAGAATTAGGCCTGATCAACCCGGATCATGAGAAGAAGCCAAAAATGCTCCATAACGATTCTAAAAAACACGAAAGTGGCTTTACTTCTGTAAAAGTACAGGAGAACAATTCCGTAATGCTGAATACATTAGCCGGAAGTACTTTAGGTGTTTGGATTTCTCATGGTGAAGGTAAATTTGAACTTCCGTATAGCGAAAACCGCTATAATGTGGTTTCTAAATATGCTTATGAAGGTTACCCTGCCAATCCTAATGGTTCGGCCTTTGATATCGCAATGATGTGTGATACTACAGGACGCCACCTGGTGATGATGCCACACATTGAGCGTTCGACGTTCCAGTGGAACTGGGCTAATTATCCGGAAGGACGAAACGATGAAGTTTCCCCTTGGCATGAAGCGTTTGTCAATGCACGAAAATGGATTGAAACCCAAAAATAA